The following are encoded together in the Sphaerodactylus townsendi isolate TG3544 linkage group LG12, MPM_Stown_v2.3, whole genome shotgun sequence genome:
- the NRGN gene encoding neurogranin yields MDCCNEGACTKLDEDILDIPLDDPGANAAAAKIQASFRGHMTRKKIKGGERERKRKDPECTSSARAGDLRNGD; encoded by the exons ATGGATTGCTGTAAT GAAGGAGCTTGCACTAAGCTGGATGAAGACATCTTGGATATTCCCCTGGATGACCCAGGTGCCAACGCAGCTGCGGCTAAGATCCAAGCCAGTTTCCGTGGTCATATGACTAGGAAGAAGATTAAAGGGGGTGAACGGGAGCGCAAGAGGAAGGACCCGGAGTGTACAAGCAGTGCCCGTGCAGGGGACTTACGCAACGGCGATTAA